A single Filimonas effusa DNA region contains:
- a CDS encoding voltage-gated chloride channel family protein, with protein MYRPQWPKIDFSVISHLFRWLLLAVPVALAAGSFVAFFLWSLDHVTLLRYRYSWLLFLLPLAGVAIYFLYKWAGKNAEAGNNLIMDEIHEPGGGVPLRMAPLVLITTLLTHVTGGSAGREGTAVQIGGSLAGLAGRWFKLNREDTRILLMMGMAAGFGAVFGTPLTGAVFALEVLFIGRMNYRALLPCLMASLLADITCSAWGITHTHYAITFRDTVQPVLRFLPFNWWLLLKVVMAGACFGLTSYFFAELSHAIKRYSNRKIAYKWLIPVVGGIIIIVLCFLLGSTDYLGLGVTGARPDSITIVSCFRAGGADTFSWYWKLLFTAITLGMGFKGGEVTPLFFMGAALGNTLAVFTHAPVDLMAGLGFIAVFAGATNTPLACTLMGVELFGGEYILYYAVACFTAYYFSGQSGIYLSQRLQSSKTGEPLAGGVKSLRDLRK; from the coding sequence ATGTACAGACCCCAATGGCCGAAGATCGATTTTTCTGTGATTAGTCATTTGTTCCGCTGGTTGCTGCTGGCTGTTCCTGTGGCGCTGGCGGCAGGTTCCTTTGTAGCCTTCTTCCTATGGTCGCTCGACCATGTTACGCTTTTGCGGTACAGGTATAGCTGGTTGCTTTTTCTGTTACCGCTGGCCGGGGTTGCTATTTATTTCCTGTATAAGTGGGCGGGGAAAAATGCGGAAGCGGGTAATAACCTTATTATGGATGAGATCCATGAGCCTGGTGGTGGCGTGCCTTTGCGTATGGCGCCGCTGGTATTGATAACAACGTTGCTGACACATGTTACCGGCGGGTCGGCAGGCCGTGAAGGCACCGCCGTTCAGATAGGGGGCAGTCTGGCGGGTTTAGCAGGGCGCTGGTTCAAGCTGAACAGGGAGGATACCCGGATATTGCTGATGATGGGTATGGCGGCAGGCTTTGGGGCAGTTTTCGGCACGCCGCTCACCGGCGCTGTTTTTGCGCTTGAAGTGTTGTTCATAGGCAGGATGAATTACAGGGCGCTGTTACCCTGTCTTATGGCCAGCCTGCTGGCCGATATTACCTGCAGCGCCTGGGGCATCACCCATACACATTATGCCATTACTTTTCGTGATACTGTTCAACCGGTACTGCGCTTTCTGCCGTTTAACTGGTGGTTGTTGCTGAAGGTGGTAATGGCCGGCGCGTGCTTTGGACTTACCAGTTACTTCTTTGCAGAGTTATCGCATGCCATCAAACGCTATAGTAATCGTAAGATTGCTTACAAATGGCTGATTCCTGTAGTGGGGGGCATAATTATCATTGTTTTGTGTTTTTTGCTGGGCTCAACGGATTATCTTGGCCTGGGTGTTACCGGAGCGCGTCCGGATTCGATAACTATTGTATCGTGTTTCCGTGCAGGAGGCGCCGATACTTTCAGCTGGTACTGGAAACTTTTGTTCACGGCTATTACGCTGGGGATGGGGTTTAAAGGTGGCGAGGTTACACCCTTGTTCTTTATGGGAGCTGCACTGGGCAATACGCTGGCTGTTTTTACGCATGCGCCTGTAGACCTGATGGCGGGGCTGGGTTTCATTGCTGTATTTGCAGGCGCTACCAATACGCCGCTGGCCTGTACCCTTATGGGGGTGGAATTGTTTGGCGGGGAGTACATTTTGTATTATGCCGTAGCGTGTTTCACTGCGTACTATTTCAGCGGGCAGTCGGGTATATACCTGTCGCAGCGTCTTCAAAGCTCTAAAACCGGCGAGCCGCTGGCCGGTGGCGTCAAGAGCCTGAGAGATCTCAGGAAATAA
- a CDS encoding universal stress protein, whose translation MEKILLAIDSTKINLDTLDFACYVAVLTHSRLTGVFLLNQQEKEAPVLRNMFGVTYAETVVAADIPGNIEKKKLCEKNIQLFMEGCQRRGISCSVHVDKGVATSELIAETRFADLLIVDSGMTLQERQEEAPSTFLREVLAKSECPVAMAPPVFRGIDEIVFAYDGSASAVYALKQFTHLFKPLNDKKITVLQVNNEEDEELPIIEKEKIGDLLKVHYSSIGFQVLQGRVNDELGNYLHGKKNAFVIMGAFGRTMLSVFLKRSAADLVIKRINLPLFIAHR comes from the coding sequence ATGGAAAAGATATTGCTGGCCATAGACAGTACTAAAATAAATCTGGATACCCTGGATTTTGCATGTTATGTAGCTGTCCTCACTCACTCGAGATTAACCGGTGTTTTCCTGCTCAATCAACAGGAAAAAGAAGCCCCCGTATTACGTAATATGTTTGGGGTTACATATGCTGAAACAGTTGTTGCCGCTGATATCCCCGGCAATATTGAGAAAAAGAAATTATGCGAGAAAAATATACAACTGTTCATGGAAGGCTGCCAGAGAAGAGGCATCAGCTGCAGCGTTCACGTAGATAAGGGCGTTGCAACCTCTGAACTGATAGCAGAAACACGCTTTGCCGACCTGCTGATCGTTGATTCCGGTATGACCTTACAGGAACGCCAGGAAGAAGCCCCCAGTACCTTCCTGCGCGAAGTGCTGGCCAAGAGCGAATGCCCTGTAGCTATGGCGCCACCGGTATTCCGTGGCATAGATGAAATTGTATTTGCTTACGACGGAAGCGCATCTGCCGTATATGCCCTTAAACAATTCACCCATCTCTTCAAACCACTGAACGATAAAAAGATCACCGTTCTGCAAGTGAACAACGAAGAAGATGAAGAGCTACCCATCATCGAAAAAGAAAAGATAGGAGACCTGCTGAAAGTACACTACTCCAGCATAGGCTTCCAGGTGTTACAGGGAAGAGTGAACGACGAACTGGGCAATTACCTTCATGGAAAGAAAAATGCTTTTGTGATCATGGGTGCATTCGGACGCACCATGCTGTCGGTATTCCTGAAACGAAGCGCAGCAGACCTTGTGATCAAAAGAATAAACCTTCCCCTGTTTATTGCACATCGTTAA
- a CDS encoding universal stress protein translates to MKKMIVALDGLKYSESAASYAIHLAKQSNSFLAGIFLDDFTYHSYRIYDLIESGGEEKVVLEETDKAIRAESVSQFENACEEAGISFAVHHDQSIALQELLHESIYADLLVIDGKETLTHYTERSPSRFIRDLLAEAQCPVVVVPSSYRVMEKIIMLYDGSPSSVFAIRMFSYAFPVLKHLETEVVTVKDPVTAMNLPDNRLMKEFMRQHFPKATYTVLTGAAETEIVEHLKKQFGQTLVVLGAYQRGMVSRWLKTSMADVLIRELHCPLFIAHN, encoded by the coding sequence ATGAAAAAGATGATAGTAGCACTCGACGGATTAAAATACTCCGAAAGTGCAGCGAGTTACGCCATTCATCTCGCAAAACAGTCAAACTCTTTCCTGGCAGGCATTTTTCTCGATGACTTTACCTACCATAGCTACCGGATATATGATCTTATAGAAAGCGGCGGGGAAGAAAAAGTGGTGCTCGAAGAAACCGACAAAGCTATCAGGGCCGAATCGGTTTCACAATTCGAAAACGCCTGCGAAGAAGCAGGCATCAGCTTCGCCGTACATCACGACCAAAGCATCGCCCTCCAGGAACTATTGCATGAAAGTATTTATGCCGACCTGCTGGTGATAGACGGAAAAGAAACACTTACCCATTACACCGAAAGAAGCCCTAGCCGCTTTATCCGCGACCTGCTTGCCGAAGCGCAATGCCCCGTAGTAGTAGTGCCTTCCAGTTACCGCGTAATGGAAAAGATCATTATGCTGTACGATGGATCGCCTTCATCAGTATTTGCGATCCGCATGTTCAGCTATGCCTTCCCGGTATTAAAACACCTGGAAACTGAAGTGGTTACCGTTAAAGACCCGGTAACAGCTATGAACCTCCCGGATAACAGGCTCATGAAGGAATTCATGAGACAGCATTTCCCCAAAGCAACCTATACGGTACTAACGGGAGCCGCCGAAACGGAAATAGTGGAACACCTGAAAAAACAATTCGGCCAAACACTGGTAGTGCTCGGAGCCTACCAGCGCGGCATGGTTTCACGCTGGCTCAAAACAAGTATGGCCGACGTTCTTATACGGGAACTGCATTGCCCCCTCTTTATTGCACACAATTGA
- a CDS encoding DUF1398 domain-containing protein: protein MFSLEQIKAAHSKVKSGADFPAYIKEIKALGVKSYEAYVADGHIDYCGEEGYKIAAPAKYDLLRVADTCNAAQFAKALKAHQQGHTDYPRFCSDCAVNGIEQWTVRMDAMTCTYYDKAGNNVLEEVIPA, encoded by the coding sequence ATGTTTAGTTTAGAACAGATCAAGGCTGCGCATTCGAAAGTGAAATCGGGTGCTGATTTTCCTGCTTATATCAAAGAGATCAAAGCGTTGGGAGTTAAGTCGTATGAGGCATATGTAGCAGACGGGCATATTGATTACTGTGGAGAAGAAGGCTATAAGATTGCTGCGCCGGCGAAATATGACCTTTTGCGGGTAGCAGATACCTGTAATGCGGCACAGTTTGCCAAAGCTTTAAAAGCCCACCAGCAGGGGCATACAGATTATCCCCGGTTTTGCAGCGATTGCGCTGTTAACGGAATTGAGCAATGGACTGTGCGTATGGATGCCATGACCTGTACTTATTATGATAAAGCAGGAAATAACGTGCTGGAAGAAGTGATCCCTGCCTGA
- a CDS encoding AraC family transcriptional regulator, with protein MRFDKVLPEVVLTPYIKYYAISENDQEAAYKVFPVTGLVIGFQYRGHLSVVDDVTLNRLSSSGITGISDRYRLFRNSPGIGTILVYFTETGFARFSALPANELFNESLSLHQVFDRYSIERIEEALSLAETDAQRIGIMNAFFLSQLKDVKEDALVTEAVKLIYVSKGDIPIRTLSEKLFISQSPLEKRFRRLVGATPKKFASIVRFNAIIGSLGQGKSLTDICYEHGFFDQAHFIKDFKQYTGDTPERYRRGL; from the coding sequence ATGAGATTCGATAAAGTTTTACCAGAAGTGGTTTTAACTCCTTATATAAAGTATTACGCTATTTCTGAAAATGACCAGGAAGCGGCGTACAAGGTGTTTCCGGTAACGGGGCTTGTTATAGGATTTCAATACCGTGGTCATTTGTCCGTGGTTGACGACGTAACGTTAAACCGGCTTTCTTCATCAGGAATTACAGGGATAAGCGATCGTTACAGGTTGTTCCGGAACTCCCCGGGGATAGGGACCATTCTTGTTTATTTTACCGAAACGGGGTTCGCGCGTTTCAGCGCCCTGCCGGCTAATGAGCTGTTTAATGAAAGTCTTTCGCTACACCAGGTATTTGACAGATATAGTATTGAGCGGATAGAGGAAGCGTTGTCTCTGGCAGAAACCGATGCGCAGCGTATTGGTATTATGAATGCGTTTTTTTTATCACAGCTTAAGGATGTTAAAGAAGATGCCCTTGTGACGGAGGCTGTGAAGCTTATTTATGTATCTAAAGGAGATATTCCGATCAGGACACTAAGTGAAAAATTGTTTATAAGTCAAAGTCCGTTGGAGAAGCGTTTCAGGAGGTTAGTAGGCGCGACGCCTAAAAAGTTTGCTTCGATAGTACGATTCAATGCTATCATTGGCAGCCTGGGTCAGGGCAAATCGCTTACTGATATTTGTTATGAACATGGATTTTTTGACCAGGCGCATTTTATCAAAGATTTTAAACAATACACCGGCGATACCCCGGAAAGATACAGGCGCGGGTTATAA
- a CDS encoding glycoside hydrolase family 2 TIM barrel-domain containing protein yields the protein MKRLLFIALLFAFTALQAQQARTVSFDEGWLFYRGAQEGAAQTGFNDKQWRKLDVPHDWSIEDLPGTQSPFDSTAEVGVHGGFTVGGTGWYRKHFIVPASAKGKRVVIQFDGVYMNADVWINGIHLGCQPYGYTSFTHDLTPYVITGKENVIAVSVRNEGRNSRWYSGSGIYRHVWLLVLPEVHVAQWGTVITTAEANAQAAKLNAGVTVKNETAKPVTVTTVVRIMRKQASGSTEAGRMTATQTIAAGASAGFAQTITVKQPALWSVENPSLYTAVTEVYRDKQLTDKTETVFGIRKIVIDAVNGFQLNGKAIKLKGGCVHHDNGPLGAKAYDRAEERRVALLKASGFNAIRCSHNPPSPAFLDACDRLGMLVIDEAFDMWKDKKHKQDYHLYFEEWWQRDIEAMVYRDRNHPSVVMWSIGNEIPNRDKPEVVAVAKMLADHIRKIEPTRPVTCGVNGIEENKDPFIATLDVAGYNYAYEKYGPDHQRLPNRVMYGSESFVADVYENWREINRYPWVIGDFVWTSFDHIGEASIGWLGYPQRQWFYPWNLAYVGDIDICGWKRPQSYHRDAVWNKNQLSVFVKPPVPSFPQTNPKPEVWSRWNAPDLLDSWTWPGAEGKPLEITVYSSCEEAELFLNGVSLGKKASDTASHYKLSWEVPYAKGELSVKGYAGGKQVAFSSLKTAGEVKKLKVIADRNVLKADGQDLSYIEVDLVDANGVRQPQAENLVKFELQGPGTIVAVGNARPESIESYQLPQRQAWRGRCMVIVKTAKKAGKITLNARVDGIPVGSVVLEAK from the coding sequence ATGAAGAGGTTATTATTTATTGCTTTACTATTTGCTTTTACCGCTTTACAGGCGCAGCAGGCGCGAACCGTTTCCTTTGATGAGGGGTGGCTGTTCTATCGCGGTGCGCAGGAGGGGGCAGCGCAGACTGGCTTTAATGACAAGCAATGGCGGAAACTTGATGTGCCGCATGACTGGAGCATTGAAGACCTGCCGGGTACGCAATCACCATTTGATTCTACTGCTGAAGTAGGCGTGCATGGTGGTTTTACTGTGGGTGGTACAGGTTGGTATCGCAAACACTTTATTGTGCCGGCCAGCGCTAAAGGAAAGCGTGTGGTCATTCAGTTTGATGGTGTGTATATGAATGCCGATGTATGGATCAACGGTATTCACCTGGGATGCCAGCCTTATGGGTATACCAGCTTTACGCATGATCTTACGCCTTATGTTATAACTGGCAAGGAGAATGTAATTGCTGTAAGCGTCAGGAATGAAGGGCGTAACAGCCGCTGGTATTCCGGTTCCGGTATCTACCGTCATGTATGGTTGCTGGTGCTGCCTGAGGTGCATGTGGCGCAATGGGGTACGGTGATCACCACAGCCGAGGCCAATGCCCAGGCTGCAAAGCTGAATGCGGGTGTTACTGTAAAGAATGAAACAGCCAAGCCTGTAACGGTAACAACTGTTGTGCGTATTATGCGCAAGCAGGCATCCGGCAGCACAGAGGCGGGCAGGATGACTGCTACGCAAACCATTGCAGCAGGCGCCAGCGCCGGGTTTGCACAAACGATCACTGTTAAGCAGCCTGCTTTATGGTCTGTAGAGAATCCATCGTTATATACTGCTGTTACAGAGGTTTACCGCGACAAACAGCTGACCGATAAAACTGAAACGGTATTTGGTATTCGCAAGATCGTTATCGATGCCGTTAATGGTTTTCAGTTGAATGGTAAAGCCATTAAACTGAAAGGGGGTTGTGTGCATCACGATAATGGCCCATTGGGAGCAAAGGCATATGACCGTGCCGAAGAGCGCAGGGTGGCTTTGCTGAAGGCGAGTGGTTTTAATGCTATCCGTTGCAGTCATAATCCGCCGTCACCTGCTTTCCTGGATGCTTGTGACAGGCTGGGGATGCTGGTGATAGACGAGGCCTTTGACATGTGGAAGGATAAAAAGCACAAGCAGGATTATCATTTATATTTTGAAGAATGGTGGCAGCGTGATATTGAGGCGATGGTTTATCGCGATCGTAACCATCCTTCTGTTGTAATGTGGAGCATCGGCAATGAAATTCCCAACAGGGATAAGCCTGAAGTGGTGGCAGTGGCAAAAATGCTGGCCGATCATATCCGGAAGATAGAGCCTACGCGCCCGGTTACCTGTGGTGTCAATGGTATTGAAGAGAATAAGGATCCTTTTATAGCAACGCTGGATGTAGCGGGATATAACTATGCTTATGAAAAATATGGTCCCGATCATCAGCGTCTTCCCAACAGGGTAATGTATGGTTCCGAGTCTTTTGTTGCTGATGTGTATGAGAACTGGCGTGAGATCAACCGGTATCCCTGGGTGATCGGAGATTTTGTATGGACCAGTTTTGATCATATTGGCGAGGCCAGTATTGGCTGGCTGGGCTATCCGCAAAGGCAGTGGTTTTATCCCTGGAACCTGGCTTATGTAGGTGACATAGATATTTGTGGCTGGAAACGTCCGCAGTCGTATCACCGTGATGCGGTATGGAATAAAAACCAGTTATCGGTATTTGTAAAACCGCCTGTGCCTTCTTTTCCGCAAACGAATCCCAAGCCTGAGGTCTGGAGCCGCTGGAATGCGCCTGACCTGTTAGATTCGTGGACATGGCCTGGTGCAGAAGGAAAGCCACTGGAAATAACTGTTTATTCCTCCTGTGAAGAAGCTGAGCTATTCCTGAACGGTGTTTCTCTTGGCAAGAAAGCAAGCGATACGGCAAGTCATTATAAACTTAGCTGGGAGGTACCTTATGCAAAAGGGGAGTTAAGTGTAAAAGGTTATGCAGGTGGCAAGCAGGTTGCCTTCAGTTCGCTGAAGACGGCCGGAGAAGTGAAAAAGCTTAAGGTGATTGCAGACAGAAACGTTCTTAAGGCAGACGGCCAGGACCTGAGTTATATTGAAGTGGACCTGGTTGATGCGAATGGTGTTCGCCAGCCCCAGGCGGAGAACCTGGTGAAATTTGAGCTACAAGGGCCTGGTACTATTGTGGCTGTGGGCAATGCAAGACCTGAGAGTATAGAAAGCTACCAGTTGCCTCAGCGGCAGGCCTGGCGTGGCCGTTGTATGGTTATCGTTAAGACAGCGAAGAAAGCCGGCAAAATAACCCTTAATGCCCGTGTAGACGGTATTCCTGTGGGGAGCGTGGTATTGGAAGCAAAATAG
- a CDS encoding DUF3473 domain-containing protein, which translates to MSRRGAILLSFDVEEFDLPMEYGQEISTEAQLETGKKGLDAIMPFLSNPAVPATLFTTAFFATHFPGEMKALAATHEIASHTFHHSSFCNSDLLASRIALEGITGTEVRGLRMPRMQKVDVAEVLKAGYSYDSSINPTIIPGRYNNRHLPRTIYGERGLLRIPASVSPVLRLPLFWLGFKNYPYALFRQLAIQTLKKDGYLCLYFHPWEFTDLQRYRLPAYIKRYNGDALVKRLTRLTKDLAPHGRFMTTQQYLESLPINSSTR; encoded by the coding sequence ATGAGCAGGAGAGGTGCGATATTATTGAGTTTTGACGTGGAGGAGTTTGATCTGCCAATGGAATATGGGCAGGAGATCTCTACGGAAGCGCAATTGGAGACGGGTAAAAAGGGGTTGGATGCTATCATGCCTTTTCTTTCTAATCCTGCTGTTCCGGCTACTTTGTTTACCACTGCGTTTTTTGCTACGCATTTTCCCGGAGAAATGAAGGCATTGGCGGCAACGCATGAAATAGCTTCACACACGTTTCATCATTCTTCTTTTTGTAACAGCGATCTGCTGGCTTCCCGTATTGCACTGGAGGGTATTACCGGAACGGAGGTGAGGGGGCTCAGGATGCCGCGAATGCAGAAAGTTGATGTTGCCGAGGTATTAAAGGCGGGATACAGTTATGATTCTTCTATAAATCCTACTATTATACCGGGCAGGTATAATAACCGGCATTTGCCGAGGACGATATATGGTGAGCGGGGATTGTTGCGCATTCCTGCTTCAGTGTCGCCTGTATTGCGATTGCCGTTATTCTGGCTGGGATTTAAAAATTATCCTTATGCTTTGTTCCGGCAACTGGCCATTCAAACGTTGAAAAAGGATGGTTACCTGTGCCTGTATTTTCATCCCTGGGAATTTACCGATCTTCAGCGCTATCGTTTGCCTGCCTATATAAAGCGTTATAATGGCGACGCCCTGGTGAAAAGGCTTACCAGGCTTACAAAGGATCTGGCTCCTCATGGCCGGTTCATGACTACACAGCAATACCTGGAATCGCTTCCCATAAATAGCTCCACACGATAG
- a CDS encoding glycosyltransferase family 2 protein: MSNKKLSVLIPVFNEEGNIAAIVDAIRIVFEQLPPYDHEILFVNDGSIDASLQVIKRMAAVNPRVKFISFSRNFGKDNALLAGCRYATGDAVITMDADLQHPPELIPEMLGLWESGNDVVYAYRADRNRHVGKLNQLTSRAFYKLVNALSDVKLEDGISDYRLLDKKVVVTLNQLPEERPFFRGLVKWVGFQQVGIPYTPAARASGETKYSQRALARLALQGITSFSVKPLQIAIYLGFGFSLIPLLYIPYVLYSFYHHLAISGWASLIMTVLFFGGLQLMILGILGVYLGKLFTQSKQRPQFIVQETNAGCEAAGQESSYSSFSELMVVGA, from the coding sequence ATGAGCAATAAGAAACTAAGTGTGTTAATCCCTGTCTTTAACGAGGAGGGGAATATAGCTGCGATTGTGGATGCTATAAGGATAGTTTTTGAGCAGCTGCCGCCATATGATCACGAGATACTGTTTGTAAACGATGGCAGTATCGATGCAAGTCTGCAAGTCATTAAGCGGATGGCTGCAGTGAATCCACGTGTTAAATTCATTTCATTTTCCCGGAATTTCGGAAAGGATAATGCGTTGCTGGCGGGCTGCAGGTATGCTACCGGCGATGCGGTTATTACGATGGATGCGGATCTGCAGCATCCTCCTGAGCTGATCCCCGAGATGCTTGGTCTTTGGGAGTCGGGGAATGATGTGGTATATGCTTACCGTGCCGACCGGAATCGGCATGTAGGTAAGTTGAATCAACTGACGTCAAGGGCGTTTTACAAGCTTGTAAATGCGTTGTCTGATGTGAAGCTGGAAGATGGGATATCGGATTACAGGCTGCTGGATAAGAAGGTGGTGGTTACATTGAACCAGTTGCCCGAAGAGCGGCCTTTTTTCAGGGGGCTTGTAAAATGGGTTGGTTTTCAGCAGGTGGGTATTCCTTATACGCCTGCGGCCCGGGCTTCGGGTGAAACAAAATACAGCCAACGTGCTTTAGCGCGTCTTGCGCTTCAGGGGATCACCTCGTTCAGCGTAAAACCTTTGCAAATAGCTATTTACCTGGGGTTTGGTTTTTCTCTGATCCCTTTGTTATATATTCCTTACGTATTGTATAGTTTTTATCATCACCTCGCTATTTCTGGGTGGGCGTCGCTTATTATGACAGTGTTGTTCTTTGGTGGGTTGCAGCTGATGATACTTGGGATACTTGGCGTATATCTTGGCAAGTTGTTTACCCAGAGTAAACAGCGGCCTCAATTTATTGTACAGGAAACGAATGCCGGTTGTGAGGCTGCCGGGCAGGAGAGCAGTTATTCTTCTTTTAGTGAGTTAATGGTCGTTGGTGCATAA
- a CDS encoding glycosyltransferase family 2 protein, which yields MKLPEVAIVILNYNGKKFLEKFLPAVLASTYANKRVVVADNASTDDSLIFLKSFYPQVELIVHKENYGFAGGYNKALQQVYSDYYVLLNSDVEVTPGWIEPVVAFMETDVRIGVCQPKLLDYNRREHFEYAGAAGGWLDCLGYPFARGRVFEVLEKDEALYTDTVPVFWASGAAMFIKSAVYHEVNGMDEYFFAHQEEIDLCWRVQLAGYRIYCCPDAVVYHVGGGTLPRGHRKTYLNFRNNLVMLLKNLPFAEQCWKVPLRILMDIVFALKCMGGGDFKSAAATVQAHWGVLRWSLGIDNGEAPSGNRKAMRKLSGVWQGSIVWAYFIKGLTRFTEIVKR from the coding sequence TTGAAGCTGCCAGAAGTTGCCATTGTCATCCTAAACTATAACGGAAAGAAGTTTCTCGAAAAATTCCTTCCGGCAGTATTGGCTTCCACTTATGCCAATAAGCGTGTTGTTGTAGCTGACAATGCTTCTACAGATGACTCCCTTATTTTTTTAAAGTCGTTTTATCCGCAGGTAGAGCTGATCGTTCATAAAGAGAACTATGGTTTTGCGGGCGGTTATAACAAGGCATTACAGCAGGTTTATTCCGATTATTATGTATTGCTGAATTCCGATGTGGAGGTAACGCCGGGCTGGATAGAGCCTGTGGTCGCTTTCATGGAAACGGATGTGCGTATTGGTGTTTGTCAGCCTAAGCTGCTTGATTATAACCGGAGGGAGCATTTTGAATATGCCGGTGCGGCTGGCGGGTGGCTGGACTGTCTGGGGTATCCTTTTGCGCGCGGCCGTGTGTTTGAGGTGCTGGAAAAGGATGAAGCGCTGTATACCGATACGGTGCCTGTGTTCTGGGCGTCGGGAGCGGCCATGTTCATTAAATCGGCTGTGTATCATGAGGTGAATGGTATGGATGAATATTTCTTTGCGCACCAGGAGGAGATCGATCTTTGCTGGCGGGTACAGTTGGCAGGGTATCGTATTTATTGTTGTCCTGATGCGGTTGTATATCATGTTGGCGGCGGTACGTTACCCAGGGGGCATAGAAAGACGTATCTGAATTTCAGAAATAACCTGGTGATGTTACTGAAGAACCTGCCGTTTGCCGAGCAGTGCTGGAAGGTTCCTTTACGGATACTGATGGATATTGTATTTGCTTTAAAATGTATGGGAGGCGGGGACTTTAAAAGCGCGGCAGCCACGGTGCAGGCGCATTGGGGAGTGTTGCGGTGGAGTCTTGGTATCGATAACGGGGAGGCGCCATCGGGGAATCGAAAGGCCATGCGAAAGCTGTCGGGAGTATGGCAAGGTTCTATTGTATGGGCCTATTTTATAAAGGGGCTTACAAGATTTACAGAAATTGTTAAGCGCTAA